The following are encoded in a window of Pagrus major chromosome 14, Pma_NU_1.0 genomic DNA:
- the LOC141008176 gene encoding uncharacterized protein has translation MEDFSMNTSLDGSFNNSNSSDSDYYTKVFFIMEVLSYIIVSVGLSLTLVAICALYFLVRADHVAPIYVINLLITDLLQLCGLIVSLAQDKIPTGHHYVFSMYRYCLGVSVGFMVCVAMERYLVIAHPLWYRFRRTIKSSVAICVVVWVLPIFFFWFPRGIPFVLLLAFPLFIFFLGGTVKALSASISVPSDEKRRIVGILVLVLLIYTLLFLPLIIWYLVAGDNIHHFIVAYFLVQLSPLADLLLYVFMKKGIIDKLLASVCCCRMDSNDVSRMESNDISSASV, from the exons ATGGAAGATTTCTCCATGAACACCTCACTGGACGGAAGCTTCAATAACAGCAACTCCAGCGACTCTGATTATTACACAAAAGTCTTTTTCATCATGGAAGTGCTGTCATACATTATCGTTTCTGTTGGACTTTCTCTCACCCTCGTGGCgatttgtgctctgtattttctg GTGCGAGCTGATCATGTTGCTCCGATCTACGTCATCAACCTTCTCATCACAGACCTCTTGCAGCTCTGCGGCTTGATTGTTTCGCTGGCACAAGATAAAATTCCGACAGGACATCACTACGTCTTTTCAATGTACCGTTATTGTTTGGGGGTCAGTGTTGGCTTCATGGTGTGTGTCGCCATGGAAAG GTATTTGGTTATCGCCCATCCACTGTGGTACCGCTTCAGACGTACCATCAAGAGCTCGGTGGCGATCTGTGTTGTCGTCTGGGTCCTTcctattttcttcttctggtttCCAAGAGGCATACCTTTCGTCCTTCTTCTTGCCTTCCCATTGTTCATATTCTTCCTGGGTGGGACTGTTAAAGCACTGTCTGCCTCCATCTCTGTACCCTCTGATGAAAAACGACGAATTGTGGGAATTTTGGTCCTGgtgctgcttatttacacacTGTTGTTCCTGCCCCTCATCATTTGGTACCTGGTAGCGGGAGACAACATACATCACTTTATTGTGGCTTACTTTCTTGTCCAGCTGAGTCCCCTTGCAGACTTACTCCTATATGTTTTCATGAAGAAAGGGATCATAGACAAGCTTTTGGcttctgtgtgttgttgcagaATGGACAGCAATGATGTCAGCAGAATGGAAAGCAATGATATTAGCAGTGCATCAGTGTGA